In Cloacibacterium caeni, a single window of DNA contains:
- the rsgA gene encoding ribosome small subunit-dependent GTPase A has translation MKGLITKSTGSWYQVLDLETRQVFEARIRGKFKLLKTRLTNPLAVGDFVEFQLEQDDIAWITKIEPRKNYLIRKSVNLSKEAHIIASNLDLACIIFTLQSPETSLGFLDRFLACCEAYNIPVLILFNKIDLLNFEEVELVEELQAMYENLGYQTLQVSSAEKLNLDKLQEILKDKTCVFFGHSGAGKSTLANALQPDLNLKTNEISETHNKGKHTTTFAQMHFWHFGGAVIDTPGVREFAMIDVEKEEIQHYFPEIFEKGRECKFHNCKHINEPKCAVLESLETGEILESRYITYLKLMEEAEEQNQL, from the coding sequence TTGAAAGGACTCATCACAAAATCTACAGGAAGTTGGTATCAAGTTTTAGATTTGGAAACTAGGCAAGTTTTCGAGGCGAGAATTCGTGGGAAATTTAAACTCTTAAAAACCAGACTCACCAATCCTTTGGCTGTTGGTGATTTTGTAGAATTTCAACTGGAGCAAGATGATATTGCGTGGATTACCAAAATAGAACCTCGAAAAAATTATCTCATCAGAAAATCCGTGAATTTATCTAAAGAAGCGCACATTATTGCGAGTAATTTAGATTTGGCGTGTATTATTTTTACCTTGCAATCTCCAGAAACGTCTTTAGGATTTTTAGACCGATTTTTAGCGTGTTGCGAAGCGTATAATATTCCCGTTCTCATTCTTTTTAACAAAATAGATTTATTGAATTTCGAAGAAGTAGAATTGGTTGAAGAATTGCAAGCCATGTACGAAAATTTGGGTTATCAAACGTTGCAAGTTTCTTCTGCTGAAAAACTGAATTTAGATAAACTTCAAGAAATTTTAAAAGATAAAACTTGCGTTTTCTTTGGTCATTCTGGAGCTGGAAAATCTACTTTGGCAAATGCACTTCAACCTGATTTGAATTTGAAAACCAACGAAATTTCTGAAACGCATAATAAAGGAAAGCACACCACTACATTTGCTCAAATGCATTTTTGGCATTTTGGAGGTGCAGTAATAGACACACCTGGAGTTCGTGAGTTTGCAATGATAGACGTAGAAAAAGAAGAAATTCAACATTATTTTCCTGAAATTTTTGAGAAAGGAAGAGAGTGTAAATTTCATAATTGCAAACACATTAATGAACCAAAATGTGCTGTTTTAGAGTCTTTAGAAACTGGTGAAATTCTAGAAAGCAGATATATAACGTATCTAAAATTAATGGAAGAAGCGGAGGAACAAAACCAATTGTAA
- a CDS encoding ISAon1 family transposase N-terminal region protein — protein sequence MFNDHELLKFLLPEYLIEYFNIVKFEEIDGLLHLYFEEKNTIPKEFSTIQLQSKGFHEVIIVDDFPLRGKAVKLHIKRRRWTDTKSGKITQRDWMLIAKGTRMTQDFAEFLKKISRY from the coding sequence ATGTTCAACGATCACGAATTATTGAAGTTTTTACTTCCTGAATACTTAATCGAATACTTTAATATTGTAAAATTTGAAGAGATTGATGGCTTGCTTCATCTCTATTTTGAAGAGAAAAATACAATTCCAAAAGAATTTTCAACGATACAACTTCAATCCAAAGGCTTTCACGAAGTGATTATCGTAGATGACTTTCCGCTTCGAGGAAAAGCCGTTAAACTTCACATCAAACGAAGAAGATGGACGGATACAAAATCAGGAAAAATCACACAAAGAGATTGGATGCTTATTGCCAAAGGAACTCGAATGACACAGGATTTTGCTGAGTTCTTAAAAAAAATCAGCAGATACTAA
- a CDS encoding ISAon1 family transposase — MYGINGKKFRRQYKKSLSEFKDWNQRSHAEDWIIFPENCSESLSIDEVALSEGELYTVLTSKIARGKKGSIVAIIKGTKSEEVIDRLLKINRKIRLNVKELTLDMAGSMKLIAKRCFPSAIQVVDRFHVQKLATEAVQEIRIKYRWEAIDTENEILKQAKAKRIKPEIQVFSNGDSRKQLLARSRYLLYKSHDKWTKNQAERAEILFSEYPNLEKAYNLSGKLRRIYNQNTLKSVAMLKLAHWFNEVEESGFKSFSILKNTITNHYNDTLNYFEKRSTNASAESFNAKIKNFRIQLRGVKDKAFFLFRLSKLFA; from the coding sequence ATGTATGGTATTAATGGAAAAAAATTCCGTAGGCAGTATAAAAAATCACTGAGTGAGTTTAAAGACTGGAATCAAAGGTCTCACGCAGAAGATTGGATTATTTTTCCCGAAAACTGTTCTGAAAGCTTATCAATAGACGAAGTTGCTTTGTCTGAAGGAGAACTTTACACCGTACTCACTTCCAAAATAGCAAGAGGTAAAAAAGGGAGTATTGTTGCCATCATTAAAGGAACAAAAAGTGAAGAAGTAATCGATAGGCTTTTAAAAATCAATAGAAAAATAAGATTAAATGTAAAAGAGCTGACTTTGGATATGGCAGGTTCTATGAAACTCATTGCCAAACGATGTTTTCCTAGTGCAATACAAGTTGTCGACCGCTTCCATGTGCAAAAATTAGCCACAGAAGCCGTTCAGGAGATTAGGATAAAATACCGATGGGAAGCGATTGATACGGAAAATGAAATTCTAAAACAAGCCAAAGCCAAGAGAATAAAACCAGAAATCCAAGTTTTTAGCAATGGCGACTCTAGAAAGCAACTCTTGGCAAGAAGCCGATATTTACTCTATAAAAGCCATGATAAATGGACAAAAAACCAAGCTGAGAGAGCTGAAATTCTGTTTAGTGAATATCCCAATTTGGAAAAAGCCTACAACTTGTCTGGCAAATTGAGAAGGATTTATAATCAGAATACTCTAAAATCTGTAGCAATGCTCAAACTTGCACATTGGTTTAACGAAGTGGAAGAATCGGGATTTAAATCATTTTCTATCCTAAAAAATACAATTACCAACCATTATAATGATACTCTCAACTATTTTGAAAAGAGAAGTACCAATGCTTCTGCGGAAAGTTTCAATGCAAAAATCAAAAACTTCAGAATACAACTTCGTGGAGTGAAAGACAAAGCTTTTTTTCTATTCAGATTATCCAAACTTTTTGCCTAG